One window of Nitrospirota bacterium genomic DNA carries:
- a CDS encoding phosphoenolpyruvate carboxykinase (GTP), translating into MNVTVKNNKLNRWLKETADLCRPDNIYICDGSKKEYNLMIEKLIESSIAIPLKKRPNSFLFRSDPSDVARVEDRTYISTSSKEDAGPTNNWIAPDELKKIMLNLYKGCMKGRTMYVIPFSMGPIGSPISKIGVEISDSPYVVINMHIMTRVSSHVLELLGADGEFIPCLHSVGAPLAPGQKDTKWPCAPLEQKYISHFPEENLIWSYGSGYGGNALLGKKCLALRIASAMAKREGWMAEHMLILRLISPAGKQYHIAAAFPSACGKTNLAMMKPSIPGWKCECIGDDIAWMKAGSDGRLYAINPENGFFGVAPGTSYGTNPMAMDTLKENVIFTNCALTDDDDVWWEGMDGDEPAHAIDWKGKDWTPDSTADAAHPNARFTAPASQCPAICKDWEKPEGVPIDIIIFGGRRSDVMPLVHEAYNWDHGVFMGATAASETTAANIGAVGNLRRDPFAMKPFCGCNMGDYFRHWLEMGDRLGNKAPRIFYVNWFRKDSNGKFLWPGFSENSRVLKWICERVDGKAGANKTPIGLLPNEGDIDLNGIDISAGDMKELISIDINAWKSEIQDIENHFSIFGKRLPERLRKQLQEFIQRLG; encoded by the coding sequence ATGAATGTTACTGTAAAAAACAATAAACTCAATAGATGGCTAAAAGAAACAGCTGATCTCTGCCGGCCTGATAATATATATATCTGCGACGGTTCCAAAAAAGAATATAATCTTATGATAGAAAAACTGATTGAAAGCAGCATTGCCATTCCGCTTAAAAAACGCCCGAACAGTTTTTTATTCAGGTCTGACCCGAGCGATGTAGCCCGCGTTGAAGACCGCACTTATATAAGCACTTCTTCAAAGGAGGACGCAGGTCCCACAAACAACTGGATAGCCCCTGATGAGCTGAAAAAAATTATGCTGAATCTCTATAAGGGATGCATGAAGGGGCGGACCATGTATGTAATTCCTTTTTCAATGGGTCCCATAGGCTCTCCCATATCAAAAATCGGAGTTGAAATATCAGACAGTCCATACGTGGTTATAAACATGCATATTATGACCCGCGTAAGTTCACACGTTCTGGAACTCCTTGGCGCAGACGGCGAATTCATCCCGTGCCTTCATTCCGTAGGCGCGCCGCTGGCCCCGGGACAGAAAGACACAAAATGGCCGTGCGCCCCGCTTGAGCAAAAATACATCAGCCACTTCCCTGAAGAAAACCTCATCTGGTCCTACGGCTCAGGCTACGGCGGGAACGCCCTGCTCGGGAAAAAATGCCTTGCGCTGCGAATTGCATCTGCAATGGCAAAACGTGAAGGCTGGATGGCTGAACACATGCTGATTCTCCGTCTGATAAGTCCCGCAGGGAAGCAGTACCACATCGCAGCAGCCTTCCCGTCTGCATGCGGCAAGACAAATCTGGCAATGATGAAGCCTTCTATTCCGGGCTGGAAATGCGAATGTATCGGAGACGACATTGCGTGGATGAAGGCTGGCAGCGACGGGCGTCTTTATGCCATAAATCCGGAAAACGGTTTTTTCGGAGTAGCGCCGGGCACATCATACGGCACGAATCCGATGGCAATGGATACATTGAAGGAAAATGTGATTTTCACAAACTGCGCTTTGACCGATGACGACGATGTATGGTGGGAAGGCATGGACGGCGATGAGCCTGCACACGCCATTGACTGGAAAGGCAAAGACTGGACTCCTGACAGCACCGCAGACGCCGCACATCCCAATGCGCGTTTCACCGCTCCGGCATCCCAATGCCCTGCGATCTGCAAGGATTGGGAAAAGCCCGAAGGCGTTCCGATTGACATCATTATTTTTGGTGGCAGGCGTTCAGATGTCATGCCCCTGGTGCATGAGGCGTATAACTGGGATCACGGCGTCTTTATGGGAGCCACCGCCGCCTCTGAGACAACTGCCGCAAATATCGGCGCCGTCGGCAACCTCAGGCGCGACCCCTTTGCAATGAAGCCTTTCTGCGGCTGCAATATGGGCGACTATTTCCGGCACTGGCTTGAAATGGGAGACAGGCTCGGGAATAAAGCCCCGCGGATTTTTTATGTCAACTGGTTCAGAAAAGATTCAAATGGCAAGTTTCTATGGCCCGGCTTCAGCGAAAACAGCCGCGTTCTGAAGTGGATATGCGAACGGGTTGACGGCAAGGCAGGCGCCAATAAAACTCCCATAGGTTTATTGCCTAATGAAGGTGATATTGACCTGAACGGCATTGACATATCCGCCGGGGACATGAAAGAGCTTATAAGCATAGACATAAATGCCTGGAAGTCAGAGATTCAGGATATTGAAAATCATTTCTCAATCTTCGGCAAACGACTTCCGGAAAGACTCAGGAAACAACTTCAGGAATTTATACAGCGCCTTGGATAG